A stretch of Arachis hypogaea cultivar Tifrunner chromosome 15, arahy.Tifrunner.gnm2.J5K5, whole genome shotgun sequence DNA encodes these proteins:
- the LOC112751626 gene encoding uncharacterized protein isoform X2 — MASRGRGRERNRGQRRRANEVTIPIDSLTDIVTAMTSVAAAIGTVAAVTIRVMDGMQPQAGTGNNDDNEYEGGHNAPNTRVPLSYLEQVNVGQATGESSRRAEVARSDHREPFTKKKGKITPRSQTFKKNRFVASHSQRWSNDRRNDNRLDPNAEGKTSTQLDNLRCPRCKEYHPNRPCRAGLGVCYKCGRPGHMSWNCPYKENRDAIEFNSHSRDAGREAPR, encoded by the exons ATGGCATCTCGTGGGCGCGGTCGTGAGCGTAATCGAGGTCAAAGACGGAGGGCtaatgaggtaaccataccaatAGATAGTTTGACCGATATTGTGACCGCAATGACGAGTGTTGCTGCTGCCATTGGTACTGTTGCTGCCGTGACCATCCGAGTAATGGATGGGATGCAACCACAAGCTGGAACTGGCAACAATGATGATAATGAATATGAAGGTGGACATAATGCTCCGAATACAAGGGTACCACTGAGTTATCTGGAGCAGGTTAACGTGGGTCAGGCAACGGGAGAAAGCTCAAGGAGGGCTGAGGTAGCAAGAAGTGATCACCGAGAacccttcacaaagaaaaagggaaagattacACCGAGGAGCCAAACTTTCAAAAAGAATCGCTTTGTCGCTTCACATTCTCAGCGCTGGAGCAATGACCGAAGGAACGATAACCGTCTGGATCCGAATGCTGAAGGGAAAACTAGTACTCAACTGGATAATTTAAGGTGCCCAAGGTGCAAGGAGTACCATCCAAACAGACCGTGCAGGGCCGGAttaggcgtatgttacaagtgcgggagaCCAGGGCATATGTCTTGGAATTGTCCATACAAAGAAAATCGGGATGCAATTGAATTTAATTCTCATAGCCGAG atgcaggtcgagaggctcctcgctag
- the LOC112747275 gene encoding NAC domain-containing protein 40-like: MVDRDSSEAHMSIAASSMFPGFRFCPTDGELISYYLRKKLDGDEDSVQIISELELCTFEPWDLPEKSFIKSNDEWFFFSRRWRRYPNGSQNKRATKSGYWKVTGNERQIESGQNVIGTKRTLVFHVGRAPKGERTEWIIHEYCINDKFQDSLVVCRLKRNTKFRANDDSNRTSRESGCGVSEGVTVQMSTCVPIQDKEVGCSSKRSNNSNSSPSITVQIKSSDRVANEDNPKASSNESSDRVANEANPKDRVANEANPKASSNESSDRVANEANPKASSNHSKVDEVDYYAEINLDDIINLDEPAL; encoded by the exons ATGGTGGATAGGGATTCAAGTGAAGCACACATGTCAATAGCCGCTTCTTCCATGTTCCCTGGCTTCAGGTTCTGTCCCACGGACGGTGAATTAATCTCTTATTACCTCAGAAAAAAATTGGACGGTGACGAGGACAGTGTTCAGATTATTTCGGAGCTTGagctttgcacctttgagccttGGGATTTGCCTG AAAAATCGTTCATTAAATCAAATGATGAGTGGTTTTTCTTCTCGCGACGGTGGAGAAGGTATCCCAATGGTTCACAGAATAAAAGGGCAACTAAAAGTGGTTATTGGAAGGTCACAGGAAATGAGCGACAGATAGAGTCTGGTCAGAATGTGATTGGTACCAAACGTACTTTGGTATTCCATGTCGGTCGAGCTCCCAAAGGCGAAAGAACTGAATGGATTATTCATGAATACTGTATCAATGACAAATTTCAG GATTCTTTGGTGGTTTGTCGGCTCAAGAGGAACACAAAATTTCGTGCAAATGATGATTCTAACAGAACTTCACGCGAGAGTGGTTGTGGAGTCTCAGAAGGGGTTACAGTTCAAATGAGCACTTGTGTGCCTATTCAAGATAAAGAGGTTGGGTGTAGTTCCAAGAGGAGTAACAATAGTAATAGTTCTCCTTCTATTACTGTCCAAATTAAATCCAGTGATAGAGTTGCCAATGAAGACAATCCCAAAGCTTCTTCCAATGAATCCAGTGATAGAGTTGCCAATGAAGCCAATCCCAAAGATAGAGTTGCCAATGAAGCCAATCCCAAAGCTTCTTCCAATGAATCCAGTGATAGAGTTGCCAACGAAGCCAATCCCAAAGCTTCTTCCAATCACTCTAAG GTGGATGAAGTGGATTATTATGCAGAGATCAACTTAGATGATATCATCAACTTAGATGAACCAGCACTCTAA
- the LOC112751626 gene encoding uncharacterized protein isoform X1: MASRGRGRERNRGQRRRANEVTIPIDSLTDIVTAMTSVAAAIGTVAAVTIRVMDGMQPQAGTGNNDDNEYEGGHNAPNTRVPLSYLEQVNVGQATGESSRRAEVARSDHREPFTKKKGKITPRSQTFKKNRFVASHSQRWSNDRRNDNRLDPNAEGKTSTQLDNLRCPRCKEYHPNRPCRAGLGVCYKCGRPGHMSWNCPYKENRDAIEFNSHSRGNFKPSDAGREAPR; this comes from the exons ATGGCATCTCGTGGGCGCGGTCGTGAGCGTAATCGAGGTCAAAGACGGAGGGCtaatgaggtaaccataccaatAGATAGTTTGACCGATATTGTGACCGCAATGACGAGTGTTGCTGCTGCCATTGGTACTGTTGCTGCCGTGACCATCCGAGTAATGGATGGGATGCAACCACAAGCTGGAACTGGCAACAATGATGATAATGAATATGAAGGTGGACATAATGCTCCGAATACAAGGGTACCACTGAGTTATCTGGAGCAGGTTAACGTGGGTCAGGCAACGGGAGAAAGCTCAAGGAGGGCTGAGGTAGCAAGAAGTGATCACCGAGAacccttcacaaagaaaaagggaaagattacACCGAGGAGCCAAACTTTCAAAAAGAATCGCTTTGTCGCTTCACATTCTCAGCGCTGGAGCAATGACCGAAGGAACGATAACCGTCTGGATCCGAATGCTGAAGGGAAAACTAGTACTCAACTGGATAATTTAAGGTGCCCAAGGTGCAAGGAGTACCATCCAAACAGACCGTGCAGGGCCGGAttaggcgtatgttacaagtgcgggagaCCAGGGCATATGTCTTGGAATTGTCCATACAAAGAAAATCGGGATGCAATTGAATTTAATTCTCATAGCCGAGGTAATTTTAAACCATCAG atgcaggtcgagaggctcctcgctag
- the LOC112747272 gene encoding uncharacterized protein has protein sequence MSVEFLKAKELNGLFMSTASMTNFRIRILWWFVGSRRTQNFIQMMILTKLHARVVVESQKGVTVQRSTCVPIQDKEVGCSSKRSNNSNSSPSITVQIESSNRVANEVNPKASSNESSDRVANEANPKASSNHSKVDEVDYYAEINLDDIINLDEPAL, from the exons ATGTCGGTCGAGTTCCTAAAGGCGAAAGAACTGAATGGATTATTCATGAGTACTGCATCAATGACAAATTTCAG AATCAGGATTCTTTGGTGGTTTGTCGGCTCAAGAAGAACACAAAATTTCATACAAATGATGATTCTAACAAAGCTTCACGCGAGAGTGGTTGTGGAGTCTCAGAAGGGGGTTACAGTTCAAAGGAGCACTTGTGTGCCTATTCAAGATAAAGAGGTTGGGTGTAGTTCCAAGAGGAGTAACAATAGTAATAGTTCTCCTTCTATTACTGTCCAAATTGAATCCAGTAATAGAGTTGCTAATGAAGTCAATCCCAAAGCTTCTTCCAATGAATCCAGTGATAGAGTTGCCAATGAAGCCAATCCCAAAGCTTCTTCCAATCACTCTAAG GTGGATGAAGTGGATTATTATGCAGAGATCAACTTAGATGATATCATCAACTTAGATGAACCAGCACTCTGA